The segment CCCAGATGTAAATAATGTTGGAGATTTTGAGCTGATTGAAAACATTCCCGGTCTAGATCTCTGTAGACAGCCACTGGAAATTGAATGCAGAGCAAAAGCATTCCCAGATAAACCTTTGGATTATTTGGGGCAGAACGTAACATGTGATCCTAAAGTTGGACTGAAATGTTACAACAAAGATCAAGGTCCGCCTCCCATCTGCTATGACTATGAGATACGAgtcaaatgttgcatttgtgagcctagaaaaccacagaaaacacTCACCTCAACCACAGTCACAGAGGCAACAACACCAACTACAATCACAGAAAGGTCCACAACTACAGCGACAGAAGgctccacaacaagtaaatctacacaaGGACCCACACCAACTACAACTACAGAAGGGCCCACATCAACTACAGCTACAGAAGgctccacaacaagtaaatctacacaaggacccacaccaactacagttacagaaataacaaaatccacagtctctgaaaaacccacaactccaactacagaaggacccacaacaagtaaTCTCCAGAACGGcccacgccaaccacacctacggaaaaacccacaccaactacagttacagaaataacaaaatccacagtctctgaaaaacccacaactccaactaagaaggacccacaacaagtaaatctacagaacggcccacgccaaccacacctacggaaaaaaccacaccaactacagttacacagaaataacaaaaaccacagtctctgaaaaacccacaactccaactacagaaggacccacaacaagtaaatctacagaagggcccacgccaaccacacctacggaaaaacccacaccaactacagttacagaaataacaaaaaccacagtctctgaaaaacccacaactccaactacagaagaacccacaacaagtaaatctacagaacagccacgccaaccacacctacggaaaaaac is part of the Takifugu flavidus isolate HTHZ2018 unplaced genomic scaffold, ASM371156v2 ctg965, whole genome shotgun sequence genome and harbors:
- the LOC130521417 gene encoding mucin-5AC-like; its protein translation is CTCYYNGTIYKYGDIIYDTHDGDGTCITAVCEENGEIVRRIQDCSTTTQTPFTFTTETSTPTITEKTTPATTPTRITESSTTTATEGSHTSKSTQGPTPTTVTEISKTTVSEKPTTPTTKKPTTSKSTEQPTPTTPTEKTTPTTVTEITKTTPTRYPCNVVCEWSAWTNNDYPDVNNVGDFELIENIPGLDLCRQPLEIECRAKAFPDKPLDYLGQNVTCDPKVGLKCYNKDQGPPPICYDYEIRVKCCICEPRKPQKTLTSTTVTEATTPTTITERSTTTATEGSTTSKSTQGPTPTTTTEGPTSTTATEGSTTSKSTQGPTPTTVTEITKSTVSEKPTTPTTEGPTTSNLQNGPRQPHLRKNPHQLQLQK